In Phaseolus vulgaris cultivar G19833 chromosome 7, P. vulgaris v2.0, whole genome shotgun sequence, the genomic stretch AAAATTCCTAAACCAAATGAAGGCAATCGAGACTAGAGTAGAGTTGTGGATTTGAAACAATTTTTGTTAGAATTTCTCATATACCGTTATCGAAATCAACTTTTATGGAGTCAAAAGCCAGTTCAATCTTGCTAGTGAAGTTGGTATTGCCCTGGATCTTTAGAGTTTTGACTTTTGATTATGACATTATGGCAGTGGAAGTTgagataaaattttgaaatttgtgtACCAAGGATTTTTAAGTACGGTGCTGGGAATAGCAAAAGGTACTCGCTTGGTTCTACTTTAATAAGGGTGAGAAAGTGTAAATGCTTCTTGTCATGTTTTAGTTTGTCTTTTTCCCCTATCTTGCAGTGATGCAAATTGGATGTTATAACGATAATGCTAATGGAGCCACTTTTGTCGTCACAAAACTCAACACCCGTGGTTCATTTTCAGTGTTATCAAGTAAAATTGCTCGTAAAATTATTCGAAAGGGTAAGGGGATTTACTGATCTGTACGAAATATCTGTAGGCTCCAAAAAAGATTAGCACATTTCTGAAATTACTTTGTAAGGACGTGGTTACTTGTTTGCTTGGAAAGTACAACATTCCACCCATTGTTTAAATTACAATTCAAAATCCCAACTGCCTCCGTAACATTAAACTTTTTACTCTCAGGATTGCATGATGACTTCAATTACGGCTGTAAAAGGTACATCTATTCACAATTTTCTACTACATTAACTATCACCACATAACTGCAAATACAATTTAGAACACAGTcaccttccaaagtctctaataTATGTACAATGACCTAGAAAAAAAATCCACTCTATATATCTTTGATATTGTTGAGATGCACAACTTTGAGGCCAAAGATGAAAATATCCATATACCATGATATGTAGCCTCAAAAGGAAACGAATTAATCTATCTAGTGAAAGTTATGACGAAAGTGTACTTTATGCTTCTCTAAGAAACAACTCCCTTGGCAAACATGAGCATGTATCCTAGTGACCTAGGGTAGCCAATGATCTCCAATTTTTGGGCCGTCTAAATATAAAGTTCGTGGGTGTATCCCGCAAAGTATCTCGTCACTTTCTTTGCAGCTCTTCGATGATCCATACTTGAATTACTCGAATATCCGCGTAACATCCCAACGGAAAATGTGATGTGAGGTTTTGCGCAAACCTATGCATGCTCTAGACTTTCAACAAAAGCTTATGAAGAGGTATGCATTTGTTCTTATTAAAGATTATTCTTCGGGTATTGGTTCGAATGAATCTGGTCACTCTTCGTAAATAGTTGGATACACTTGGTAAACAATTTCTTATCCGAAACACTAGAATTGAATTCAACAGAAGAGGAAGTATTAGGATTGAATTGAACAGTAATTATTTGGATTCTGCTAAAATCCGCAAGAGACTAGTTCAGTATTTTCCATTCCCAAAATTTTTGCAAAACTTGTAATTTGACAGAATTTCCATAAAGTCAGCAACCCAATTGTAATCGTGAAATCGTTATCCCTGACAAGTGATAACTCTTGTTGCAATAGACCAAGGCAGCTAGAACTTGCCTTCTTTGTGCAAGTTGATATTGTTGGTCTTTTAGTGGATAGTTCCCTGGTATATTCAAGTTGCGAACCCTATACTTGAGATAAAAAGGTTTTTAATATTTGGTTTGTAACAAAATTTAGTCAGTCTGCAACTGTGTAGTTAAAAGGTTAGTTCTACATGATGAGCCAAAATCCATTATCTAAACATATGGCGAAAAACAAGAACATTTGTTTACAATGCTGCAAGAGAACGGAATCACAAAGGACTAGAATAGAATGATGGACCACACTACATCTAATTATAAACACGTCCATGTATGGCAGGGATGGGTTCACTGGATTTGTCGTTTCAGACCTGCTTACACGTGACTTGTATCAGTGCAACTCATTTAGTCACATGTGACTTCCATGGTTTCTCCCTATATGCAAACAACCTAGAGTGCTGTGtaagaaaataacaaaattctgttggACCACTTGAGACATCATAGCACTTCCTCTAAGTTGATGGAGTAACAATTTTCTAATTCCAAAAGAGTGGTTTTTTTACATATGTAAGAAAATGTTTCAACAGTTTGTACACAAACTAGACAGATTTCACTCTCATACTAAAATTGTTAAACTGAATGTTTAACTTAATTTTGTAAGTCTTACCACTAATCTTATATTAATGTTTAACAcattctttttattaatttctatcattcaaaacattttgttttcttaaataatattgCTCGTTATCGAAACTACATCCAAATAGCTTTGCATCGTGCCAATTGTTCCaatcataaattttattaagaaaTTTATTTCACTTTAAACAATCTGTATAAAGAAATTAGCCAAAGTTATTTGTTACCAAAAAAAATACGACTTCATTTATTGCAAACTTTATTCAAAACACTCTTCCATCTTATTTCGCTTGGTTgagttaatttaaattaattgtcGATACAATACTAAATAAAGGAAATGGCCGGAAAAAGAACTGATACAgcccttattttttttaagataacaataatttttgTAAGGAAGAGAAAGTATAAAGGACTATAATTGAGAAATGGAAGAAGCAAATAACTTTTACTAGGGAGGGCTACATGGTTAGACTTGAATGTATCACAACATGCAGATGTATGAACTTGCAAAACCCTCAATAGGTAATGCactaaattttgaaacaaaatttaagTGGTTTCATTAAACTGACTGTGTTTTAAATGTGCCACTACAAACTCTGCATAAAACTCAACAGGTGGAAGAGTTGTATAATTTTGTGAAGTTAGTGCATTCAACCATTGCCCAACTACCATTGATCTGGCATGTCAGAGTTTGGTAGAAACTAGAAAACCTTTATATTCACGAGCATTTACTGTGGCAAAATGTGCCATTGTTTCCTGTCCATTTCCATGCCTAGAGATGGAGAAATGTAAAAGACAAATTATTGAAAAGAACGAGTTCTGAAAGAATTGAAAACATATATTATACTGATGAGATCATCCCAACCATTTGCACAGCTACAAGCTTTATACCCAGGTgtcccagaaaaaaaaaaggcattCTTCTGTATGTACACCACCCCCAAAAAAAAGACATAATTAGAGGAAAGAAAAGTGAAGCCAAAAGAAAACCCTTTAAACCCCAAAATAGAAGTAAATTCCTGTCTACTGACCTTTTCTCCATTGGTTTTAAGTAACCCTCCACCCTTTCCtcaatattttattcatttttacatatattaaacAACAAAATCACAGCTCAGAGAAATCTTCTGTTTATGACTCCCGTTTACTACCACCCTCCCCCACATATTTTATAAGCCAAAATGGCAAAATCAGTGGAAGGGCTAAATTTGAAGATGGTTTCCCAAAATCCTTCTTGGATCACCTTGGGCTTGGTTGTGATCTGACTGACAACAGTGGCTGGAGAAGCCTCTGCCCTGATGGACTACCTAGTAACATGGCCTGAGATCGAGTAAGCATCTCAGCCATTGATGGTGTCTGATATGCCTGAACAAGACTTGACCTATCAGTGGAATCACCTCTTGCTGTTGCTCTTTGCCATGAATGTGAACTCAATCCAGAAAGTATATATGCTCTCCCAGATGCTTCATACACATGCCTACTCGCCATCCGCTCTTGCATTTCCTTAAGCTCAGCATCTAACGCAACACATAGGCGGTCGTGAGATTTGGCTGAAACAGTCTCCGAGAGCATCTTTCTAAAGTTTTCAAGGATTAATATTGCTCCACTTAGGTCCCCCCGTTCAGCTGCAACACGAGCCTGGGCCATTGCCTCAGCTGCTTGGAGCCTGTTCCGCTGTCTGTCCACTTCAAGTGACATTACTACCTGCCCTGAGATTTCAGTCCGCTTAATCTTAACTTCCTCACTTTCCATTGTTGCTGTTTCCTGAGTTAAGGGATCCTTGTATACACATTTCACCTTTACCAATGATGTTTCATTGCCAGATGCAGCTGGGACATTAACTGACACTAGAAAATCTCTCTCTTCATCGGCATACAGGTCTCCAACTTCGATCAATCCTTTGCGTCCATCAGCCATCACACGGCTTGGGTAACTTCCTGCTTTTAGTGAGACAAGGCTGATATTTGGGTGTACACACTCAATTCCCACTTGAAGCTCCTGAACAACTACGCTCAGAAGTCCTCCAATGCATTGTGCAAACGCATCCTGCAACACGGCTTCAGTCTCAATGAAAGAAAACGTGCCACCAGAAATCTCTGAAATCGAGTGCATTAGTGAAGCATCGTGATCTGCACCAAATCCAAAAGCATGCACAGGAATTTGAAATCCTGAACTATCAACACCACTGATAGAAGTGGGCAGAAGAAACTGGTAATTTGGTCGAGGCTGGTTAGTTCCAGAGCCATTGACAGTGTAATTATCTTGACCATCAGACAGCAGTATAATACTGGCAACTGGATTCTTTTCCTTTCGATCTTCCATTATCTTGGCACCTTTTCTCAGGCCTTCCGCGATATTGGTACCACCATTTGCAACCAAAGAATTAACAGCTTGCAGTGCCTGCTGACGCCCAGAATCAGTCATTCTGCACAAAGGAAATAGGCGACGAGCTGTGGAAGAAAAAGCAATAACAGAGAGCCGGTCATTAGAGCCTAGGTTCTGTATGACAAATCCCATTGCTCTTTTGAGTAGTGCAAGCTTAGTTCCAGCCATGCTACCACTCACATCAAGCACTGTGACCAAGTCAACAGGGGCACGTGGAGACTGAGAAATCTGTGCCAGGTTTGCCTGGTTTCTACTAAGGTTTTGTCTTTTGACTGCAGCTGTGTCTGCGGCAGCAGCAGCTTTGAGATGAACCAAAACTGTGAAGTTAGAATGAGTCTTGGATCCCGGAGCAGCAGATACTTCTGGGAATGTTTTAATCTCTATTGCTCTAGCAGCCTCAGTATCTACAGTATTCTCAATGCAAGGACTTCTCTCAGAAAACTCATGTTGATGATTCAAGGACTCATCATCGTCAAATATGCCTGGCTCAGAAGCCTGATAAAGTGGCACGACATGTCTCCTATTTAAATCTCGGTGAGGATGAGGTAGGGGTAGACGGTGGACCACTGCCATCAAAGCATCATTTTGGGGCCAATTGATTGAACTTGGTGAAACTCTGCCAGGGATAGGATCCAAACTGGGACCCGATAAAGGTATTTCCTTCCACTTTGCTCTACACACCGGACATATTTGGTTTCCATGTTTCACATTTGAAGCAATGCAGTGGAAATGGAAGGAATGTGAACATTCTGCAGTGAATATAGCATGGCCGGATCCTTGCTTCATTTTGGTTAAGCATATTGAGCAGGTTTGCTGAATGTTTGAAAATAAAAGCTAGTAAGAACATGTATAATACTATGTAAATTATTTGACAGACCTTCAAGGCTTCATGCAAATAAAGAAATTCATGAACAGACTACGCAAGGTAAATTAACAGTACATGAATCAAAAATCAGTTATAGTTCCAATAAAGGAAAAGTCaaacaaatatgaaaaaacAGAATATTTGAATTCCAGTACTCATATTTGATATACAGAGGTTAAAAAGAAATCATCTGCAATTTCCTTTTCCAACCTTAAGTATTTTAGCTAGTTAATTCAACATACAATGTGCACAATGGGAAATAATCCTCTATGGTTGAAGATATGTAGTCTTTGAATATTACCAAGTTATTTAATAATACTGTTGAAACAAACTATTCTGAAAAAGACAAAGGGAAAAGGCAATGATACATTGATTTAGAACGCCCCTTTCCCATTATCACATTTCCTTTTCAACTCTAGCATGATGCCAAAATAAGGCCTCCATTAAGCAAAAGATTTTTCAAATACAGAGATTAGAGGGATGGTGAAAAGTATAATCACCTTGTCTAGTCAGGCACACCTGAATGCTACAGAAAGGGACTAAAGAAGCATTTACATCGACCCAAAAGTATTGGAATCACAATTTATTATTCAGCAAATCAGGTCTACCAGTCATCAAAAACTGCTATTATGACTTGACTAAATGAACAAGCCAACCAATACATCATATAAGGATTgcttttagaaaaataaattgcTTGGCCAATAGAAAGGAAAAGAAGGGAAAATCTTATCCATAAAAGAGGCATTGAAGCATGGAGGAAACAGAAATATCAGCTTAAGGCACATAAAAAGCACAATTGTTGATACAAAACTTCAAATTCACATGTCACTCGTATACCCTATTGGTACAAGTCAATAAATTGTAGCTCTAAGCCCAAGTTGCAGTACGGTAGAAGTGGGCTAAAGAAACCAAATCAATACAAGGAACCCAACTACTAAAGAGGCATTTTGGTCCCTAGAAAATGGTAACACCACCCTGGAAATTAGTCCTTGATTAAAACACCACGTACAATTCAAGAAATCGTCCCAACTCATTTCGCGTTACTACCCAATGAATTCAAATAAACTTCACAACTAAATCACACACCAACCTTAAATCAGGAACTATGTTATAAACGACCGATATTCTCAGGCACCAAAAATATGCTACTTCATTATCATGAACAACAACATAAGACAGTtcattaaaataacaaaatccGGTAAAAACAAATCATTCCTTCCCTGACAGAAAATATCCAAACAACCTTGAAaacatttaatttctttttatgttaACAACGTTTAAACCGGATTCCTTTCATATATTGAACACGGTTAAAAAACATTCTTATTTTGCGCAAATTCATTTCTAGTCATTTTAAACTTTCACAATCAACCAGACCAAAATAGAACttgtcaaaatatttaaataaaaaacaaaagcaTACACacgagaagagagagagagagagagagtaagAAGTTGGAAATCAATGAGAACCAGACCTTGGAGGATTTGCTGCTACTTTTGGAAAGTTTCAAGCCGTGAAAAGAGGAAAGCGGCGTGGTGGGGCGGGAAGAGCTGGTGTTCCAGCTGGTCGGAGAAAGTAGGGCGGCGTCGGAGAGGCGCTCGGAAACGACCGTGTGGGGCGGCGAATCGTCGTCTAACGTTCTGGGGACGAGCATGCAGAGGTTGAGACCAAGCGCGACCTTGGCTTTCTTCCACTTGCTTGCCATGGTAGGGAGACGTTGAGATCTCTCTGACGCCGAAAATACTGCAAGCCAAAAAGGAAAAAGCTCCACCCCGGAAATCCCAGATCTCAAATGGCTAAAAGCTTGGAGCTTTGCAGAGAGAGAAGAAATGGGGTTTTATGAAAAGTAGGAACGGAGCACGAAAACCGATGCCActgaatgaataaatatatggTTGGAAGAGGAGGGGATGGCAGGAGGTACTACTAGCAAGCAATATAATGTAGCACTAGCATGGtttgagagagaagagagaacaAACTGTTTGGTTTGGTATGGTCGTTGTTAATATTGAGAATGTTACGTTGTTTGTTGTTGACGTTGTTTTTGTTGGCGGCCATGGACTCAGTGTGTGTGTCTCTCTGTGTGCTGGAGATGAGTGTGTATTGTATCTGCGAGTGAGGAGCATTTTGACCTGTTTTTTAGGCTCCTTTACCCAAAAGATTAAAGACAGGGTAAAAGCCATGTAATCAAATCATTTTCaaacaatttgtttttattattattattattattattattattattattactattatataaaaaataatttagaaagcACGTTTGGTTGAATGGGAAAAGTTGGTGCCACTGCTTGCTTTGCTTTATTATCTCCTCTTTACTACCATCAGATCATATCatgtcatcatcttcatctcTTTCTTCCTTTATTGTTCCTCCCTCTTTTCTCTTTCCTCTTTACCCTAACCAATCTTCTCAAAttctttatttaaatattattttcaaaattcaacaaaatattttttattttctaccttttgtttaattttatactAAAAGTAACTGGTAGATTTTTAacaatgaaagaaaataaaacattacATTCAATTCACAactttatgataaaaaaaagtgagattatttttatttctacatTTTTAGACAATGTGAGACTTCTTTTATTCTTGAATTTCAATCCCATTGCCATTgatatattattagtattattacataaaaaaatatataataaaaatagcaGATGATGATTAGGTGATGCATATTTAATAAGAAAAGTATGAAAAAGGTTATTTTTTGCTATCAAGTACTGTAATTTTTTCTATTacagtaataaaattaaataaagtgcGTACATTTTATGACTGACTCGTTATGATTGATTTGGGTTCGAATATCGATTCGGTGAGGATAACAAATTACTGGTTTAGTTAATAAATCATTAGTAGAAAATAAGTGAAGTCACACTTAGGATATACATATATTAAcgaaatctaaattaattatcaGTATTTAATTAGGTTTAAATTTTCTTAGGTTCAGTTGGTGTACTGTggtgaaagaaagaaaagttgTTGGTTTGGTgcagaagaaaaaaacaaagagaAATAAGATATCCACTTGCTTTTAAGTCATTTTTCCCCCGTAATAATGAGAAAAAAGAGAGGGAAAAAACCCAACTTAATTATTGTGTGATATAATTAAGTAGGTTAGTTTTTTAACCTCTTTTATAATTAAGTATCTATATTATATAATAGAGTAACACTATTAATagtaaataaacatattttgtaTTCATCTGTTTCtaaataaacaatttattttttacttttctttttctctt encodes the following:
- the LOC137827680 gene encoding E3 ubiquitin-protein ligase WAV3-like, whose translation is MASKWKKAKVALGLNLCMLVPRTLDDDSPPHTVVSERLSDAALLSPTSWNTSSSRPTTPLSSFHGLKLSKSSSKSSKQTCSICLTKMKQGSGHAIFTAECSHSFHFHCIASNVKHGNQICPVCRAKWKEIPLSGPSLDPIPGRVSPSSINWPQNDALMAVVHRLPLPHPHRDLNRRHVVPLYQASEPGIFDDDESLNHQHEFSERSPCIENTVDTEAARAIEIKTFPEVSAAPGSKTHSNFTVLVHLKAAAAADTAAVKRQNLSRNQANLAQISQSPRAPVDLVTVLDVSGSMAGTKLALLKRAMGFVIQNLGSNDRLSVIAFSSTARRLFPLCRMTDSGRQQALQAVNSLVANGGTNIAEGLRKGAKIMEDRKEKNPVASIILLSDGQDNYTVNGSGTNQPRPNYQFLLPTSISGVDSSGFQIPVHAFGFGADHDASLMHSISEISGGTFSFIETEAVLQDAFAQCIGGLLSVVVQELQVGIECVHPNISLVSLKAGSYPSRVMADGRKGLIEVGDLYADEERDFLVSVNVPAASGNETSLVKVKCVYKDPLTQETATMESEEVKIKRTEISGQVVMSLEVDRQRNRLQAAEAMAQARVAAERGDLSGAILILENFRKMLSETVSAKSHDRLCVALDAELKEMQERMASRHVYEASGRAYILSGLSSHSWQRATARGDSTDRSSLVQAYQTPSMAEMLTRSQAMLLGSPSGQRLLQPLLSVRSQPSPR